The Candidatus Eremiobacteraceae bacterium region ACGGCGAACGGCTCGTCGAACAGAGCCTGATCGAGTGGGCCGTCCCGATAGCCGCCTCCGTAATCGGCGGCATCCGGTGGCGGGTTTGCGATCTCCGATAAAGTTGAAGCAGCCGCAGGCGTGACCGACAACCAGCGCAGCGCGTGGCTTCGCGCATCGGCATAGACCAGGTGGCCGTCGGGATATGCGGCGATGCCCATCGGCACCCCCATCGCTTCAGGGACCAGCGCATTCGAATTGAGAATTCCGCGCATGCCGTACAGAAGTTCGTCCGCCCCGCCGTTTGGAGTCACGGCTTGTCGCAGCATGACGTTTCCGGCGTAGTCAAAAACGATGAGCTCGCTGGCGGTTCCGACAATCATGTTCTCGTTTTTCGACCCGTTGAACGCGATTGCGAGCATGCGCTTGTCGCCTTGTATCGGCAGCGCTAACGTCGTCACAATTCCACCGCTGATCTTTCGCACACCGATCGGATCGTCGGCGATGAATAGATCTCCGGCAGCATTAAAAGCAAGCGCGCGCGGCCGGATGAACGATGCCGCCGCCAGCGCGCCGTCCGCGCCGGCCGTATTGTTGGGAGCGCCGGCGTACGTGGAGACTGTGCCGTTCTTGATGGTCCGGATGCAATGGTTGAGCGTGTCGGCCACGTATATCGTGCCGTCCGGCCCCACGGCAACGCCCGAGGGCCGATTAAAACGCGACTGCAGCGCCGCCCCGTCCTTGTAGCCGCCGGCAACCCACATCGAATTGAACTCGGGCACGCCCGAGCCGCCGATTGTGCTGACCTCGCCGTTCGGCGAGATCTCCCGAATCCGTTGCGCGGCGGCATCTGCCACAAAGATATCGCCGTGCGCATCCACGGCGATGCCTATAGGTTTCATGAACTGGGCAGTTTGTGCATCTCCGTCTCTTGTTCCGGACGTTCCGGCGCCGGCTATGGTCGAGACTGTATAACCGGGCGCGAGCACCGCGGCCGCGCTCGTACCGGAGGGCGCTAACCCGAAAGCCCCGGTCATCGCCGCGAGGGCCAACACGCGCACCGTCAGATTTCCGCGGTCGTTCATTTCGTTCGCCAAAAATGCATCCGCGTGAATGCCTTCACGATGGAATCCGCGGCAAGAACGCGCCCATTTTCCGAAAAATGGGCGTTCGTGGTGCCGAAAAGCGGTACACGATCGGCATCCTGCTCGGCTGCCATGAAACTTGGAAAGAGATCGATGGACAACACGCCGGAGTGGGAGACGACCCCGCTCATATCTTTCTCGAACGTGTCGCCGCTCGGGGGCCCATACACTAAGAACAACCAGTCCTGAAATCCGGTGACCTCGGCGGAGACCGAAACTTCGAGCGATGAAAGGTGCGCCGCGGTGGGGTTGACGACCACCACGAGCGGAATCCCGGCCTTCTTCAATTCGGTGTTCATCTCGACGATGAAACGTCGAGTCGGCGAAGTCCACGTCCGCGCATACGCCTTGAAATCGTACGTCGCCGAATGAGGGGGCGGAAATGATTCGCCGATATTGGTCGCGTTCAATTGGAGAATCACGGCGTCGACGACGCCCAGCGAAAGAATGTTATTGATATAGTCTCTGAAACCGTCGAGACCCCTAACCGGTGAAATCGATATGAGCTTGGGCTCTTTCGGAAAGCCAAGCGCGCGCCAATTGGTACGGAGTTTAGCTTCGATGAGGCCGGGAATGGAATCGCTCCAGCGCGTGTTGTAGAACGCGTACGAATTGCCGAGGTAGGCGATGCGATAGTATCGATCGCTCACGCCGGGAAACGGGTCTTCACCGGCGACGATTTCTCCGCTTCCGGAAGCGTCGGTCTTAGCAAGCGCCGGCACTGGTGACTCGGCGCTCTGAACGGCACCGCGTGAAGGCGCGACCATTCGAATTCTACGATTGCCCATATCGGCGACGGCGACACTGCCATCCGGCATTTTCGCGAGGCCCATCGGCGCGTCGAACAACGCATCGCGGAACGGTCCGTCGCGATACCCGCCTCCAAAGTCCGCGGCATCGGGTATGAGTCTCGGAGTCCATTGCGTCACGGGCTCCGTGAAGTCGCCGAGCATGCGCAGCGCGTGGCTGCGGGCATCCGCGATAAAGAGACGGCCGTCCGGCAACGTCGCGATTCCGAAAGCCGGCCCGGTTCCTTGTGACTGATCGACTGTCGCGGGCTCGAGCTCGCCGCGCATTCCGTACAGCGTATCGCCGCCGGAAACCGGTTGCCGGGAAACCGCCTTAAGATCGCGGTCAAAGGCGACGATCTCAACGGCGGTGCCCACGTACATCGTTTCGTCATTCGCCGGGCCGGAAAATGCGATGGAGAGGAAGCTCTTGTCGGCGCTATTCGGCGGAAGCGTCAACGTCGAAACGATTCCGTCGCTGATCTTGCGAATGCCGATCGGGAAATCGGCCACGAAAAGATCACCGCTCGCGTCGAATGCAAGCGCCCGCGGTCGCACGAACGTGGCCTTTGCGATGGGGCCGTCGGCCGCTGAAATATCGTCAGGCGTGCCGGAGAATGTGGAAACGATTCCGTTTTTGATCAGGCGGATGCAATGGTTAAGGGTATCCGCGACGTAGACGCTGCCGTCAGGCGAAACCGCAACACCGGATGGGCGGTTGAAGCGGGCTTGTAGAGCACCTCCGTCCTTGTATCCGCCGCTCACCCACATGTCGTTGTACTGCGGCGCACCCGATCCGGCAAGCGTCCGAACGTCGCCGGCAGGCGAAATCAGCCGGATCCGTTGGGCGGCAGCGTCGGCGACGTACAGATTGCCGTGCGCGTCGGCGGTGATGCCGATCGGCTTCATGAACTGTGCGGTGGCGGCGTCGCCGTCACGTACGCCCGAAAGCCCGGAGCCGGCGATGGTGGTGACGGTGAACGCCGGCTCGGTCGACGCGTCGACCATCGAGACATACCACGCCAAACAAATCGCGATCAATACGATCGGGATTTTATTCACTGCGGCGGTGGGAGTTTTCCGGTGATCGCCACTTTGAGGTTGTGAGGGATCGTTCCATTCGCGATCTCCTCGTTCCACACGGCTCCGAACTTGATGATCGCGTCGCGCGCCGCCGTCAATGTCGCGAGGTTTTCGACGCCGTTGAACGTCAATGTTCCGTATACGGGGCTCACTGCACCCGAGCGAGTGTAGACGACGCGCAAGATCAGCGTCTTCGAGTGCGAGGATACTGCCTTGTCTCGCAAAACGCTTACGGCAGTGCCTTCTAAGGTGCGCAGGCCGGCGTCGCCGACGTTTTTATCGTCGACTAGTTTTGCCACGTAGGGCGACGCTTCCCAAAGGTAGGTGGATTGGACGCCGCTGCGGGCCAGAATAACGGGTCCGGCAACAGGTCTGACGGGGTCCGCAAAAGCGGTGCCAATGCTTGACATCAGCAAGAACACCGCACAAAGGAGCGTAGCCTTAGGCATCCTGGGCGTGATCCTCAACGAAAATTGCGGCATGAACACTGAACGTAGCTCCGTTCTTCCCGGTTGCCGGTCTACCATCTAACCCCCGGCAAAGGCGCGCTCGATCACGGTAGCCGCATTTGCGAACGTGGCTGCGGCGAACAGCACCCAACCCAAAAAGACAAAAGCGAAGGTGAGCACGGTCGAGGCTGCCGGCACCAAGCGGCCAGGCTTGGAGAGCCAATCGACGCTTGGGACGACGCGCATCGACCACACGCGATGGGCAGCCAATCCGCCCCCGTGCCAAAGTCCCCATACCACGAACGTCCAGGCCGCGCCGTGCCACAGCCCGGCGATCGCCATAGCGATGAAGAGATTCAGCGCGGTCACAAGCGGCGGCCGCCGGCTTCCGCCCAACGGGATGAACACGTAGTCTCGAATCCATGACGAGAGCGACATGTGCCAGCGCCGCCAAAATACCGAGATGTTTTGCGCCCAATAGGGACGCGAAAAATTCTCCGGGATGCGAATGCCGAGCAAGCCGGCTGTGCCGATCGCGATGTCAGAGTAGCCGCTAAAATCGAAATAGATCTTCGCGCCGTAGGCGAAAATGGCCACGATGTAGTCGAGCCGGCCGAACGGTTCGCCGTTGGGCGTCAGAATCGGTTGCGCGAGCAGCGTCATCGAATCGGCGATGACCACTTTCTTCGTGAGGCCGAGCAGAACGCGATAGATGTTGAGTGCAAACGTCTCGTTGGGGGGTGCCACGATGTGGGACACTTGCGGCGCAAAACTCTGGTATCTTTTGATCGGTCCCGCTACGAGCGTGGGAAAGAACATCGTGAATGTCGCGAAGTCCAAAGGATCCAGCCGCTCGATCTTACCCAGATAAACATCGACGAGGACGTGCACGAATTCAAACGTGAAAAACGAGATCGCGAGCGGCACGATGAGATGCGGGAGCGGAAGCACGTCGTGGCGCAAGACTTCGTCGATCGTCAGCGCGAAGAACTTGGAATACTTGAAGAACGCCAATACACCGACGATCGCGGCCACTCCCAAGATCATCCAGAATTTCTTCGCCGGCGAGCCTTGTTTCGCTCGCAACATCATGATCGCGATGCCGTACGTCGTGATGCCAAGCGCCAGGATCAATAGCAGATACGCAGGCACCGAAGACGCGTAAAAGACGCACCCGGCAACCACGATGTAATAGGGTTTGAATCGCTGCGGCACGGCGAGCCAGTAGATGACGAGCACGACAACGGCAAAAACGGCGAAGGTCCACGTATTGAAAATCACAGCCGTAGGTCCTTGCGCAAGAGGGCACTCAGATGTTCGTTGCCGGCTACGGTCAGGTGGTCGTTGTCGAAAAACTCGTCCGGCCTAAACGCACGGTCATAATTGAGCACGCGCGCGCCATGTTCGCGCAAGAGTGCGCTTACGTAGGCAAGCTGGTCGCCATAGTCCGGCGTGTCTATGTAGTCGTGCAGCAGGCCGTGATTCGTTGGCGTCAGGATCGCGATCGTCGGAATATGCTCTGCTTGCAAGAGCGACACGGACTTCTTCAAGAAAATGACTTCGACGTTCGTGCCGCTTAGCGGCGAGAGATCGTAGGTCCCCATGAACTTGTCGGGACTGGGAACGTGAGCTGCGCCGGCGCGGGCCGTCTCACCCGACAAGGATTCGATCTGGTCGCGGAGCGCGGTGACTGCGTCCGGGGTTCCGAATAGCTGTTCGCGGATGTCCGCGCGCATGCCGTAGAGCGCCCAGAACGATCCGAGTGTCGCGTCGGCACGCGCGTCAAAGGTCGCGTGTCGTGTGGGCTTGAGCAGGCTGCGTTCCTCCGGGCGCAGCTGCTGCCAGACGAGTTGCTCGAGTCCAGGATAGAGCGTTTGGTACGCGCTATCCGCGGCGTTGAACTCCTTGAGATTGACGTTGAATAGAACCGCTTTGGGCCGGATGCCGTCCGCTTGCATGAGACGGAGCAATGCGTAAAGATTCGCCGGGCTGCCGCCTTCAAAGCTTAAGTTTTCGAATTGCACCGACGAGCTGCTCAGCCGCGCGATCGCGGCTTCTTGCGGTTTGACCCGGTAGCCCCAGAGCGCGGAATCGCCGATAACCACAATTTTATCCGAAAGATGATCTTCGCGGATCGCACGCTGTAGATAGGCCGCCGAAAAATTTTCGTTCAGCCGCGGCGTG contains the following coding sequences:
- a CDS encoding MBOAT family O-acyltransferase translates to MIFNTWTFAVFAVVVLVIYWLAVPQRFKPYYIVVAGCVFYASSVPAYLLLILALGITTYGIAIMMLRAKQGSPAKKFWMILGVAAIVGVLAFFKYSKFFALTIDEVLRHDVLPLPHLIVPLAISFFTFEFVHVLVDVYLGKIERLDPLDFATFTMFFPTLVAGPIKRYQSFAPQVSHIVAPPNETFALNIYRVLLGLTKKVVIADSMTLLAQPILTPNGEPFGRLDYIVAIFAYGAKIYFDFSGYSDIAIGTAGLLGIRIPENFSRPYWAQNISVFWRRWHMSLSSWIRDYVFIPLGGSRRPPLVTALNLFIAMAIAGLWHGAAWTFVVWGLWHGGGLAAHRVWSMRVVPSVDWLSKPGRLVPAASTVLTFAFVFLGWVLFAAATFANAATVIERAFAGG